One Brassica napus cultivar Da-Ae chromosome A5, Da-Ae, whole genome shotgun sequence DNA window includes the following coding sequences:
- the LOC111211371 gene encoding high mobility group B protein 10 — protein sequence MSTVSPSSQLVQVVPDNHTNTGDSSARVKYEDLVRNSDIFLEHLRALLGFLGNELKVPTVGGSTLDLHRLFVEVTSRGGIAKVIKDKRWREVIGAFKFPNTITSASFVLRRYYFKFLFQMEQVYYLEQSASSMKSAEEVMESLSPNLEEGTDEPQIGALVDGVLDGKFESGYLVTMKFGSKVLKGVLYHHHVQSPQQAMGTPPSGMPPASQRRAKKKARLTTVVDSQKPKCHRSGYNFFFAEQYARLKPEYHGKERIITKMIGRMWGDLSESEKQVYQDKGVKDVERYRTEMLEYKSAHESGASASAAATMAQ from the exons atgtcGACAGTTTCACCCTCCTCGCAACTAGTTCAGGTGGTTCCAGACAACCACACCAACACTGGCGACTCCTCTGCTAGGGTCAAGTACGAGGATCTTGTCCGCAACTCCGACATCTTCCTGGAGCATCTCAGAGCTCTCCTCGGATTCCTCGGGAACGAACTCAA GGTTCCTACGGTGGGAGGGAGCACTCTGGACCTGCACCGCCTTTTCGTGGAGGTTACCTCTCGTGGTGGGATTGCAAAG GTGATTAAGGATAAGAGATGGAGGGAAGTGATTGGTGCGTTCAAGTTTCCGAACACAATCACAAGTGCGTCGTTTGTGCTGAGGAGGTACTACTTCAAGTTCCTTTTTCAGATGGAGCAAGTGTATTACCTCGAGCAATCAGCTTCTTCCATGAAATCAGCAG AGGAAGTAATGGAGAGCCTCTCCCCAAACCTCGAGGAAG GCACTGATGAACCGCAGATTGGGGCTTTGGTAGACGGAGTGCTTGATGGGAAGTTCGAAAGTGGATACCTGGTGACGATGAAATTCGGTTCTAAAGTGCTAAAAGGAGTGCTTTACCATCATCATGTTCAAAGTCCCCAACAAGCCATGGGAACTCCACCTTCAGGCATGCCACCAGCATCGCAGCGCCGAGCTAAGAAGAAAGCAAGATTGACTACTGTTGTTGATTCCCAGAAGCCCAAATGCCACAGGAGTGGCTACAACTTCTTCTTCGCTGAGCAGTACGCTAGGCTCAAACCTGAGTACCATGGCAAAGAAAGGATCATCACCAAGATGATTGGACGCATGTGGGGTGATCTCTCCGAGTCTGAGAAACAG GTTTACCAAGACAAAGGAGTTAAGGATGTGGAGAGGTACAGGACTGAGATGCTGGAGTACAAGTCTGCCCATGAGTCTGGAGCTTCTGCTTCTGCAGCAGCCACCATGGCTCAGTAG